In the Brachionichthys hirsutus isolate HB-005 chromosome 1, CSIRO-AGI_Bhir_v1, whole genome shotgun sequence genome, GCCCTCGAGGCCCTGATGGAGGGGACACCTGTGATGGTGATGGTGCCTTTTCTTATGACGGCGGTGAGCGCGGTTACTGTTGCCGTAGTGGCAGTCTGCTCGACAGTGTATCTGGAAGACAATGGCACAGAGTGTGACCAGAAGGCCGGCGCTGACGCCACCTAGAAACACCAACGCTGTCCTCTCGGGCTGATCTGAGGGGGACACAAAGAGGATGGGAGACAAGTGACAGAGAAACATGTAAAACAATCAAATACATTGACTGATTCTCAATCCCTCTGCACAGATATGAGTGATTTCACTGGTTGGTTTACCTGCAATGAAGGTGTAAGCCGCTAATATGTTGCTAAGCAATGCCATGTCCTGGGAGACCGCCCCCACCTCCATATCTGGGCTTCCTGTTGCTGGAGAGCTCAGGATTTGCCACCgtgttgttttctgctgcagagaTCAGTGCAGGTCAAACTTCATGACTCCCATATGACAACTAGGATGGCATCAGAAATAAATCATGAAGATGATCTCAGAGCTCGTGTCCTAAACATTCTGTCTGCCATGGGAGGAATCGTCCTGAAGGGGATGGATGAGACTGATCTGTTCGTCTACTCTACATTGTGGGTGTGAACACTGAAATTAAAACGTAATGTCAGTAAAACGGCGTTAATAAACGTCAACGCAGGAAAATGTTAACAGGTTAGTACATTTTCCAAACTCTGATTTAGCCATATTACATTGAGAATGAGACGAGGCTGCGAAAGACAAAGAGTTTTACAAAGTATGATCTGGATACAGTAATATGACTCTTGGGATATCCACTACAATACTGTACTGCATACTTGTATCTGAAATCAACTGTCCTTGTTCAAACGGGAGTACAAATTGATATATTTTCAATAATTACTGacttgcagtgtaacaatgacaaaataaagctttcGTTCTTTCAAGATCTTGTAATAAAATGTatgaatatttctttttgaaTGACTGAAAACAATAACTGCTGTGATTTTAAATCTATTGGTATGGTTTCCTGGTAAGTGGTTAATATTATGAGGGTCAATCTATCATGAGACTATTGATTTTAGGAgtaatgaaatattaataataaaaaataaagcatctcTTGATTCTCTTCTTAATTACTGTGTTACGATATTTCCAGCTGAGGGCTATAACACATCTAATTACATACAAATGTGTTCTCAATTACTATTTATGATGATGGAATATACGGTACCATGAACACTCATTGAAAAATAACCACTGTTTAAGATTTAATGTCTACCACTGTGCAGATGTACAGTACAAAGGAACTTTGTAAATATGTGGCAGAGGTTTAAActggaacagaaaaaaaacatgtatgaTGATCTCAGAGATCAAACTGGTCTAATTCTTTGAGGGTGTTTTCTGATCGGAAGCAGAAGGTGCAGCATTGTTGACCTGAAGAACAAATATGTCACATTCCTGCATGGCTATCCCTGGAAAAATGTCCCCACCAAAACATACCTTGGGCTAGAAATTATGTTTGCAAAAATGATCACAAAGCAATGCATCAACACAGCAAGAGGAATGCGTGGTGATATGACAACAGAGCCTATGATGCTGCAGCTCAACATAACAAACCCTCAGCCTTCAAGCAACTCTAAATTCAGTGACTGTCAGGTTCATTTTGTGATGTCGTGTGTAAACGCTGCTGGCTGAGACTGTCCTTCTCTCTCCGGCTCCCAAGTGTCCTCTCGCTTCACGTCTTTTGGACTTACATATCTGGATTGATGTGTGTTTTAGCAAATTCATAGTATTGAGTATATgaccatttattattattattatttgttttccatttaccgtttaaataaatcaagaaaCGAAATGTGCTTTTCGTTTCAAGGAATGACTTCAtccataaaacatttatgaaCAGGCACGAGCAGAGAACGCTagaaggggaaaaaacacagaagcagaTTCCAGTCAGAGTCACGACAGGTAAACGCAGTGAAAATTGCTGCTATCAGACAGCTGAACATTACAGTTATATAATCAAACGGGCCCCTTGGCCTGCAGCCAGCTCATCACAGCCAGTCAAATCTGTCCAACAGTCTAGACTACAGGGGCTGTTTAGCGTCAGACGTCAGACGTGACCGTCCATCAAAACATCTGCAGCAGAAATAGTTCAAGGAAATGAAGAATAAAGCCGCCGGATGAGAGAGTTCATATCAAGCTGCAAAAATTTAGTTCAGCTCAGCGTTAAGACTCCAAACAGTTGGAACCAGTCAGTCAGCTCCGCAAAAAACTTAAACCAAATCCATCTGCTCAGAGTGTTTATCATCGACACGGCAACCTGACCAATCGGAAAGCAGCTTCCTGGGTAGGATGGTGTCACCGTGACGATGCTACTCAGATTCACCGCAGATCAAATGAAGTAGCACTAAATAATATTCTGACACTGGAAACCTGCTCATATTAAACCTCATTAATATTCTATAAGTTATTAACAGAAATATAATTTCCCGTTGAGGCGGAGCGGatctatttttttctgtctttggatGTAACCTCTTTACCTGATTTGCATGATCTCAGCTGCGTTGTATTGACAGTATATCTCTAACCCGCTCTGTTGCCATACCGTGACCTGCTTCAAGTACTTGCCTGACCTTTGCTCCACCCTTTCACAAGGTTTAACAGAacgtgatttattgatttttgattatttgtaaaaagtttatataaataaaaatgtaaaaaaaaataaaggcaataaaaaatacatactgGACCCACGTCTTCCTCTAGAACGGTACTACAATAGAACGGAGaattcatgtttcatgtttcaagtttcatggaaatccaaGCAGCAGGTTCACATCAGCAAACACACGATTGGACAGGTCGGGAACAGAAGTCCGGATTCAACCCGCCAGCAGCAAAGCTGAAATACTTTCCTCTCTCTGTGCCTGTGCAGGGCTGTCACAGACTATATGGTTCAAAAGCTTGTTTCATCTTAGCCTGCACCGCACcgcttcaaacacacacagacacacacacacacacacatcaccaaaATACGCTGGTCCCTGTTTAGTCTGTTTGACCATTTAATGCTAATGCTTCATGACACCGGCCTTTCCCTTTGCTGCTGCACCGGCACTATTTGTCATGACCTGCAGATattatggagagagagagagagagggagaaacagTTTCCACACGGAGTTAGGAAATGTCAAATAAGAGGAAGCCATAACTGGAGCAAAGGGAAGTAAATATAGTCAAGAGGGAGAAAGAGTCACGAGAGCGAGGGCAGGAAAGTAGGCAGCAGAGAGTCAAGGCTCATTACACACTTCAATACAACTcctacatcatcatcatcatcatcatcatcatcgacacACGCACATGAACACACTGTTCATACTTACATTTCCTGAATGCAATGATCATCCTCCCTTCCACttctccccttctcctccctctccctctctgttctggtcctctcctctcctctctgtgcaCTGTAATACTGTTTCTCCtccccttttctctcctcccattatctcctctgcccccccccccccacaaataaaaacactaacAGTATAATTACACTTGGCCTATAAATCTTCTGCATCCTCCCCCAGTTGTCAGATTGGTTCAAATATCAATTTGGCTGCTCCAATTATTTTACAGAATCAAGTTTTCCGATACACCATTTTTggttttatgttattttccagAGTCCTCGGGGTAAAACATGTGACATGAAAGCCTCTGACAAGTCATCCAACTCCCCCTCGTCGCTCGCCTCCAAACATCTGCATCTCTTTCTTTCCTCACCCTTTAGCAAGAACGTGTACATACCCACGTGAGCCAATAGCTGTAAATACAGATTCACTGTGTGTGCCTTTAGGAGGACCAAAAGCAAACCGAGTGTCGCCCGTAGATTGCTGgcataggctccagtagatcccgtgCCCACCTGGGGTTaagatgaaaatgaataaatgaatgaataaatgttaaTTGATGTTTCACcttgtatttttccttttcatgcatTGGTTGAAAATCATGGGTTCAACATGTTTCTACAAGCACAAAACCGATCACATAAATAGCAGTGAAACAAAAgcatcaaaacaaacacaccttaTTGCATGAATACACACAGCTCACAATAAAAGGCAATGAATTAGAGAAAAAATCCTGTTTCAGATCTCTGGATGACACTGACCAGAAACGATGCAGGGCAGACTGAGACTTAGGATTGTTCGGAAAACAAACCCTTTGGCTTTTCCTGACGACTCACAAGATATAAAAGCGAGtctgtttattttcttccacATCCTGTCGCGAGTCCTTTTATGGAAACACCTGAGTAAATACCCCCCACACGCCTCTTTAACCCCTTAGTGCTGATACTGGTTGCTACTGAAGACAGTCCATGATACAGTGTGAGCTGCTTTCTTTGATTTGGACTCTCTGTTTCTGTTGCTGCAGGCTACTTTCGCTCAGTCTAGATTTTCGGCTCGGACATAGCCccactttatttttaaattctttgtgtgtgtgttacataaGCCATCTGTTCATGTGGCAATAATTAAATCATTCCCATGACTGAGTCAAGTGGAGATCAGGGCTCTTCAGACTCATCCTTCATGCACACGTCTGTGTCCAGATTCTCCGCCTCCATTCGTTTATTACCTTGTGTCTCTGTATTTTCTCCCGTCTTTCTTCtcacccttttttttctcctcatctcCATCTTGGACCTCCCATTTCACCTGAATGTTTTTCCCTTTCTATCTTGTTTGCATCTCCTTACTGTTTATAAGAAATAATCCTGATGATGTTTACTTCTGACAAATTTCCATATAGAATGCTttgaaataaattactcaaATTGGCAAAAGTTCTAAAAAACAAGAAAGTAATATTTCTACTGTTTGTGTCCTGATCATGTTTTTCTAAGCTTAACCCATTTAACATTTGAGATAGAAATATTGATCTGCGTTGCATGCATGGACTTTCAATTTATTGTTTTAGTTCAGTTTGTTGCTTGAATTTGTCAGCATCTGAATGTGAAAAAAACCTATTTGACATTACAGACCACTTTTTGCTTCGTACGACTGAACATTAGAATTTGATGTTGAATTTTTCATATAGCCGGTGAGCCATTATTTTTGACAAAGTGTAAAATCCTTTCAGATTATTTGCTgctatttatatagcaccagagTGGAACTGTTACAGGAGGTCGAGTGCAGAAGGTCCAAGAGCCACTCAGTGTGGTTATATAATGGCTAATGCTCCTGTGAACCCAGAGCCAGTGGAGGGTGAAGGAGGACTTAATGAGGTCTATTGGTGCCCACTGAACTCCCCTACCTCTGCATGTGGACAACAGGAACCACTGAACGGAGAATAAATACATCCTGAATGCTTCTCTTACTGTCTTTGGACATCCGGGAATTTGGGTCAattaaagaaatgcattttattaagTAATAACGATGCCATTCAAGTGATGCACCATGCAAAGCAGTAGGTCTCTTCAAGAGACGATTGCAttcacgtgcgtgtgtgtgtgtgcgtgtgtgtgtgttcactccACACTAAATATCAGATGAACATGAAAGCAAAGGCCAGTCTTCTGCTGCAAGAAGTGATGCTTGGATCACATCATTTTGTAAATTAGAGCGGCTGAAGCGATGCGGTTGAAGCTTTTTGAATTAAATCATATGCAGTTAGCGACACCTTAAGTATTATCACCCATCACATGAGATCCAGATGAGCCTGAGCTTCGCCTGACATGAGACGACACACTGCAGATAGCTCTCCAATAATTTGACAGTTAGTTTAATTTCAATGTCTTTAATTTGATTTAAGAAACCCTGATTCAATTAGTGCCACATGAAGGTCACCGTGGCGACAAACAGCAGGTTACAGACAACCTGGTCACAAACTCGGCTAACACAGCAGCAGTTAAACAGAACAggtttaagaaataaaaaaaaaaggaaacatgagGAAGTCAGTCCGTCGTATTTGCAGTTTCCCCCAAACTCAAACCAAAACATCAGAATTGAtccagaggggaaaaaaaatttCCTTGTTGGCTTCAGGTTGTAGAAACACTTTAAGTTCTACAAGGCATCGCCGCAACATGAGAAGAAAACACAAGGCCCAGCTTTGAGTTCtgttttttgctgctgcagaactCTACCAGCGTTGCTGCTGCTTAATGTTTAATGCTCCATAAAACGTAAAGTTTAAGAGCTCTACAACGAGCGGTTGTCACGCGAGAAACAATCAGGGCACTGAGGTCTGGATTTTTCCAGCGGCATTCCTCTCGTCCTAATTGCAGCAACAGTATTATAGATGATTCTCCTTAGCTTTCCATTATAATTAAGTAGTAGGTAGGAGGCACTCAACAGGTCTGTGTTGTGCAGAAGTAGTCGACCGATGAACCAAGTGCCTCTTTTTTTAATAGGAACACACCCAGAACTTGTTCTGCAGTACAACCCGAAGAGTTGTGTTGACTGAGCAAGGAACTACAAGGACTCTGCAGATCGCAAACCTTCAGCAAAGCCGGTCTTCATGGCCTAAACTCACTCCTCCAAGTTTTAGGGAaa is a window encoding:
- the eva1a gene encoding protein eva-1 homolog A; translated protein: MEVGAVSQDMALLSNILAAYTFIADQPERTALVFLGGVSAGLLVTLCAIVFQIHCRADCHYGNSNRAHRRHKKRHHHHHRCPLHQGLEGDPGSTAVVASGGTGPDVQCEPEDWDDTSEVSARRRRRFERALLNATMFSSAEELDRAQRLEERERILREIWMNGQPDISTVTQSLNRYY